A single Methanospirillum lacunae DNA region contains:
- a CDS encoding purple acid phosphatase family protein, which translates to MNLSHLGLLGIILFSLILTFNTISAATTENWEENWAPWVTNTSLTSATINWRQDTTGPGIVQYAKTSSYEKSKQFDEVVTDLTEKSMHHVLISGLEPETSYTYRVRPLMKEDTFSPRKFRTLPQKGPFTFIVLSDTQEGSRYSEDKRFHFVADAIAEEPDVLFILTGGDHASYDDFNRWGIFFHNAEGVLGNTTIYPTIGNHEYHDINHGDAPLSASNYHDAFNMPLTYSFDCAGIRYLILNSQDPEEALLVGSDDPQPSMNTTSSQVPWLREKLTDPSLKGVFTIQHYPDWMNGRKEVDPRLASWDELFREHNISASFAGHVHAYERFLINGTPYFIVGNAGGPAVTVNRTRTEGYQFGTTKRLGYLKVTVNPDANTATAEEKVVGYVKEDNDDETPVIYKKPVVDETVTFPLKR; encoded by the coding sequence ATGAATTTATCACACTTAGGTTTGTTGGGAATTATTCTATTTTCATTAATTTTAACATTTAACACAATTTCTGCAGCAACCACGGAAAATTGGGAGGAAAACTGGGCCCCATGGGTAACAAATACCTCACTCACATCAGCTACGATAAACTGGCGGCAGGATACCACTGGTCCTGGTATTGTTCAGTATGCAAAAACAAGTTCATATGAAAAATCCAAACAATTCGATGAAGTTGTAACGGATCTAACAGAGAAATCGATGCACCATGTGCTCATATCAGGCCTTGAGCCTGAAACATCGTATACGTACAGGGTACGACCTCTGATGAAAGAAGATACCTTTTCACCCAGGAAATTCAGGACATTACCACAGAAAGGACCCTTTACGTTCATTGTTTTAAGTGATACCCAGGAAGGATCCCGATATTCTGAAGACAAACGATTTCATTTTGTTGCAGATGCAATAGCTGAGGAACCTGATGTTCTCTTTATCCTTACCGGTGGCGACCATGCAAGTTATGATGATTTTAACAGATGGGGGATTTTCTTCCATAACGCTGAAGGTGTTCTTGGGAACACAACAATCTATCCCACTATAGGAAATCATGAGTACCATGATATCAATCATGGCGATGCACCACTTTCAGCAAGCAACTATCATGATGCGTTTAATATGCCACTCACCTATAGTTTTGACTGTGCCGGTATCAGATACCTTATTCTGAATTCACAGGATCCAGAAGAGGCATTACTTGTTGGAAGCGATGATCCGCAGCCATCGATGAACACAACCTCAAGCCAGGTTCCCTGGCTCCGGGAAAAACTTACCGACCCTTCACTTAAAGGAGTGTTCACGATACAGCATTATCCAGACTGGATGAACGGGAGAAAAGAGGTAGATCCCAGACTTGCCTCATGGGATGAATTATTTAGGGAACACAATATTAGTGCATCGTTTGCCGGTCATGTCCATGCATATGAACGTTTCCTAATCAACGGGACACCATACTTTATTGTTGGAAATGCTGGTGGTCCGGCAGTTACAGTTAATCGTACCAGGACGGAAGGATACCAGTTTGGAACAACAAAAAGACTCGGGTATCTGAAGGTCACGGTTAATCCTGATGCAAATACTGCAACAGCTGAAGAGAAGGTTGTAGGATATGTAAAAGAGGATAATGACGACGAAACACCGGTAATCTATAAAAAACCAGTCGTTGATGAAACGGTAACATTTCCACTAAAACGATAA
- a CDS encoding IS701 family transposase produces the protein MVKSDCHEPFDRNIYISNIFRCVDFYSIRGSLTAKEIESCAANPKSFLERCGYAPLFTNKTKSVFHHAVSYISGFLTLLCGSYMSRIFENIPESGTSRDFSHFISSSPWSPEKVMKLTRTNIIHHLEPNGAVIFDETGQQKYGSDSVGTSHQYLGTLGHTCTAQVVVFASYCVDNVSNLIDYRLFLPESWVHNHFKSLKAEIPLDRIEHKTKSELALEMLNSFISEKIPFSYVQTDGLYGNDSNFISGLYQRKVSFICDILSDTLVYITEPIQIIPERQGNRGRFPSKPKVLNNFPIQVRWLAEIQQSWVRYLSDLQIEKNN, from the coding sequence TTGGTAAAATCTGATTGCCATGAACCGTTTGATCGAAATATATATATATCCAATATATTTCGTTGTGTTGATTTTTACAGCATAAGAGGTAGTCTCACTGCAAAGGAAATTGAATCGTGTGCTGCCAATCCGAAGTCCTTTTTAGAGAGATGTGGATATGCTCCACTATTCACAAACAAGACTAAGAGTGTATTTCACCATGCGGTGAGTTATATTTCCGGTTTCTTGACTCTGCTATGTGGCTCATATATGAGTAGAATATTCGAGAATATTCCCGAAAGTGGAACTTCTCGAGATTTTAGCCATTTTATCTCTTCTTCTCCATGGTCTCCCGAAAAAGTGATGAAATTGACACGAACAAATATTATTCACCATTTAGAGCCTAATGGAGCCGTAATTTTTGATGAGACTGGTCAACAGAAGTATGGATCTGATTCAGTTGGAACATCACATCAATATCTGGGCACTCTTGGACACACATGTACTGCCCAAGTGGTGGTCTTTGCGTCATATTGCGTAGATAATGTCTCAAATTTGATTGATTATCGGTTATTTTTACCAGAATCATGGGTTCATAATCACTTTAAAAGTCTAAAAGCAGAAATTCCTCTTGACCGAATTGAGCACAAAACAAAGTCTGAACTAGCTTTAGAGATGTTAAACTCATTTATCTCTGAAAAAATTCCATTCTCTTACGTACAGACGGATGGGTTGTATGGCAATGATTCAAATTTCATTTCAGGCTTATATCAGAGAAAAGTCTCATTTATCTGTGATATTCTTAGCGATACACTTGTTTACATCACCGAGCCCATACAAATAATTCCGGAGCGACAAGGAAACAGAGGTCGCTTTCCTTCAAAGCCAAAGGTACTGAATAATTTTCCTATTCAAGTGAGGTGGTTAGCCGAGATTCAACAATCTTGGGTTCGGTACCTATCAGATTTACAGATAGAGAAGAATAACTAA
- the thiC gene encoding phosphomethylpyrimidine synthase ThiC gives MTPTLIQGVHKGKVSSAVNSIAASEGFSPEYVQECIGSGSIVIMQRDGHYTGIGKGLRTKINVNLGTSSSKVCLDDEIKKAQIAEKFGADTISDLSMGGDIDRIRKTIFSSTSLPITTVPVYQTVSEIGLKKMTADDILETVRSHAEEGMSSLVIHTVTSAMLAQIRKRKRILGVVSKGGSITSAFMAINECENPFIEHFDTILHICQDHDIVLSLGNTARSGCINDQRDMLQRMEEKNNVYLAEKAHAAGVQVIIEGAGGHIRLDRIAPMIRRYKKMADFPLFVAGPLPTDIGVGYDHIAGCAGASTASAAGADYLCYITPAEHLGLPTVDAVKEGLIAFRIAAHIGDTVKSGVMAEDRSVAMLRSVLDREGQVRCAIDPERASSLSDGEPECTMCGDFCAIKIIQELQ, from the coding sequence ATGACACCAACACTAATCCAAGGCGTACATAAAGGAAAAGTTTCATCAGCAGTTAATTCCATTGCTGCCAGTGAGGGTTTCTCTCCTGAATATGTTCAGGAATGTATAGGATCCGGCAGCATCGTCATCATGCAGAGAGACGGACACTACACTGGTATCGGAAAAGGGCTGCGTACAAAAATCAATGTCAATCTGGGAACCTCATCCTCGAAAGTCTGTCTTGATGATGAGATAAAAAAAGCACAAATCGCTGAAAAATTCGGGGCTGACACGATCAGCGATTTATCAATGGGTGGGGATATAGATCGAATCCGGAAGACAATCTTCTCTTCGACCAGCCTCCCCATCACCACTGTTCCCGTATATCAGACTGTTTCGGAGATTGGCCTGAAGAAGATGACCGCAGACGATATTCTTGAAACGGTCAGGTCTCATGCAGAAGAGGGTATGAGTTCACTGGTCATCCATACTGTCACTTCAGCAATGCTCGCACAGATCCGGAAAAGAAAGCGTATCCTGGGGGTAGTTTCCAAAGGAGGATCTATCACCAGTGCGTTCATGGCGATCAACGAATGTGAAAACCCATTCATTGAACATTTCGATACTATCCTCCACATCTGCCAGGACCATGATATTGTCCTCTCGCTGGGCAATACGGCACGGAGTGGCTGTATCAATGACCAGCGTGATATGCTCCAGCGGATGGAGGAGAAGAACAACGTATATCTTGCAGAAAAGGCCCATGCTGCCGGGGTTCAGGTTATTATCGAGGGTGCGGGTGGCCACATCCGCCTGGATCGGATCGCCCCGATGATCCGACGCTATAAAAAAATGGCAGACTTCCCCCTCTTTGTTGCCGGCCCACTCCCTACAGATATTGGAGTCGGGTATGATCACATCGCTGGCTGTGCCGGAGCAAGTACGGCAAGTGCTGCCGGTGCTGATTATCTCTGCTATATCACGCCGGCTGAACATCTCGGTCTTCCGACAGTGGATGCTGTAAAAGAGGGGCTGATTGCGTTCAGGATCGCTGCCCACATTGGCGATACTGTTAAGTCGGGAGTTATGGCTGAGGACCGGTCCGTCGCCATGCTCCGTTCCGTTCTTGACAGAGAGGGACAGGTAAGGTGTGCCATCGATCCTGAACGGGCCTCCTCACTTTCAGATGGTGAGCCGGAATGCACAATGTGTGGGGATTTCTGTGCGATTAAGATCATTCAGGAACTCCAGTGA